A region from the Coffea eugenioides isolate CCC68of chromosome 9, Ceug_1.0, whole genome shotgun sequence genome encodes:
- the LOC113782454 gene encoding MADS-box protein CMB1-like, whose translation MEENAVILNKRNFGGRRKIQIKKIEMKKNLLVSFSERRAGLFKKAEEYSKKSGAQVAILVQSPGGRFFTFGGPDSASVDSILDQYPVGMMPSSSSSSSSKNDTVVDYQGKSKPVEIEENSMEEEVIEQGLMETNQVSDGKESLLKQPLDNDDLHWVDGLKNYMVTMKGLEGEELSQEDDGTNRAADDNINGDPDSSSLLNPNVNLDYFGGFPVNNDQIIGGADIAVNDANPVYISGLPVNNDLFQEYNEMTRAAADAASSSLLIPKVNLDYFSGLPKNNDFFQGDEMARPADTINGDADSSSLVIPNVNLDYFGGLPMNNDFFQDDEMNRAADAVNGDVDSSSLSIPSVNLDCFGGLPVDFDFDEPSPQYNDWE comes from the coding sequence ATGGAGGAGAATGCCGTAATACTGAATAAAAGGAACTTCGGTGGTCGAAGAAAGattcaaatcaagaaaattgagaTGAAGAAGAACTTGTTAGTCTCGTTTTCTGAACGTCGTGCAGGCTTGTTCAAGAAAGCTGAGGAATACAGCAAAAAATCTGGGGCTCAAGTTGCTATCCTTGTTCAATCTCCAGGTGGTAGATTCTTTACCTTTGGTGGTCCTGACTCTGCTTCGGTAGACTCCATTCTTGACCAGTATCCTGTTGGCATGATGCCATCATCATCAAGTTCTTCCTCTTCTAAGAATGATACTGTTGTTGATTATCAGGGAAAGAGTAAGCCTGTGGAGATTGAAGAAAATAGTATGGAAGAAGAGGTTATAGAGCAGGGATTGATGGAAACTAACCAGGTCAGTGATGGAAAAGAATCTTTGTTGAAACAGCCGTTGGATAATGATGATCTTCATTGGGTTGACGGGCTCAAAAACTATATGGTCACCATGAAAGGCCTGGAGGGTGAGGAATTGTCTCAAGAAGATGATGGAACGAACAGGGCTGCTGATGATAATATTAATGGTGATCCTGATTCATCAAGTTTATTGAATCCCAATGTTAATCTTGATTATTTTGGTGGGTTTCCAGTGAATAATGATCAGATTATCGGGGGTGCTGATATTGCCGTCAATGATGCGAATCCTGTTTATATTAGTGGGCTTCCAGTGAATAATGATTTGTTTCAAGAATATAATGAGATGACCAGGGCTGCTGCAGATGCTGCTTCATCAAGTTTGTTGATTCCAAAAGTTAATCTTGATTATTTCAGTGGTCTTCCAAAGAACAATGATTTCTTTCAAGGTGATGAGATGGCCAGGCCTGCTGATACTATTAATGGTGATGCTGATTCATCAAGTTTAGTGATTCCCAACGTTAATCTTGATTATTTTGGTGGGCTTCCAATGAATAATGATTTCTTTCAAGATGATGAGATGAACAGGGCTGCTGATGCTGTTAATGGCGATGTTGATTCATCAAGTTTATCGATTCCTAGCGTTAATCTTGATTGTTTTGGTGGGCTTCCagttgattttgattttgatgaacCGAGTCCTCAGTACAATGATTGGGAGTAG